One Mesorhizobium sp. L-2-11 genomic region harbors:
- a CDS encoding FAD-binding oxidoreductase, with protein MTTPMTTTTYAEAYHGSMQPTVAEIDGFRGRLISASHADYDVARAIWNGAIDRRPHLIARCIGTADVVAAVRFARDHDLEIAIRGGGHGVAGTAVCDDGIVIDLSAMRGVQVDPAGRRAWVQGGALWGDVDRETQAHGLATTGGIVSHTGVAGLTLGGGIGWLMRKHGLAVDNLLAADVVTADGERLRASEDEHPDLFWALRGGGGNFGVVTSFEFRLHPVGPTVLAGPILWDASDAGEVLRFYRDFIRDAPDELGTVVKFCTVPPLSVIPEELHWRPVVMVGACYAGPIEDGEKALRPLRAFRTPLLDLAGPKPYVVFQSALDSTVLHGWNYYWKATHLPALRDDLIDVIAGHVFSCSSPRSYVAMFHLKGAVSRVAEGATAFGNRQASHAIIVHAAWRPGEDFGDRETAWTRGVLAALGRFRKGVYVNFLGGDEDPGRVREAYGDSVFDRLADVKSSYDPNNVFHHNQNIRPGLSAGVSGSDGRAILDKFGVVLNGCAAAGGAWASA; from the coding sequence GAGCATGCAGCCAACCGTCGCGGAAATCGACGGGTTCCGAGGCCGGCTGATCAGTGCCAGCCACGCCGACTACGATGTCGCCCGTGCAATCTGGAACGGCGCCATTGACCGGCGCCCGCATCTGATCGCCCGATGCATCGGGACCGCCGACGTAGTCGCGGCCGTGCGTTTCGCTCGCGACCACGATCTGGAGATCGCCATACGGGGCGGAGGCCACGGCGTGGCGGGCACCGCCGTTTGCGACGACGGGATCGTCATCGACCTCTCGGCGATGCGGGGCGTGCAGGTCGATCCCGCCGGCCGCAGGGCGTGGGTGCAGGGTGGCGCGCTGTGGGGCGACGTCGACCGCGAGACGCAGGCGCACGGCCTGGCCACCACCGGCGGAATCGTCAGCCATACCGGAGTCGCCGGGCTCACCCTCGGCGGTGGCATCGGCTGGCTGATGCGCAAGCATGGCCTCGCGGTCGACAACCTCCTCGCTGCCGACGTTGTGACGGCCGACGGCGAGCGGCTGCGGGCGTCCGAGGACGAGCACCCCGACCTGTTCTGGGCGTTGCGCGGCGGCGGCGGCAACTTCGGCGTGGTCACCTCGTTCGAGTTCCGCCTCCACCCCGTCGGGCCCACGGTTCTGGCCGGGCCCATCCTCTGGGACGCGAGCGACGCGGGAGAGGTCCTCCGCTTCTATCGCGACTTTATCCGCGACGCTCCCGACGAGCTCGGCACGGTCGTAAAATTCTGCACCGTGCCGCCTCTATCGGTCATCCCCGAGGAACTGCACTGGCGCCCGGTGGTGATGGTGGGCGCGTGCTACGCCGGGCCGATCGAGGACGGCGAGAAGGCGCTTCGCCCGCTCCGCGCGTTTCGGACTCCCCTCCTCGATCTGGCCGGGCCCAAGCCATACGTGGTATTCCAGAGCGCGCTCGACTCGACCGTCCTCCACGGTTGGAACTACTACTGGAAGGCCACGCACCTCCCCGCGCTCCGCGACGACCTCATCGACGTGATCGCCGGGCACGTATTCTCCTGCTCGTCGCCACGGTCGTATGTGGCAATGTTCCATCTGAAGGGGGCGGTGAGCCGAGTGGCCGAGGGCGCGACGGCGTTCGGGAACCGGCAAGCGTCGCACGCGATCATCGTCCACGCTGCGTGGCGGCCCGGCGAGGATTTCGGCGACCGAGAGACGGCCTGGACGAGGGGGGTCCTCGCAGCTCTTGGACGCTTCCGCAAAGGCGTCTACGTCAATTTCCTCGGCGGCGACGAAGACCCGGGCCGGGTCCGCGAGGCGTACGGCGACTCCGTCTTTGACCGGCTGGCTGACGTGAAGTCCTCGTACGACCCCAACAACGTCTTCCACCATAACCAGAACATCCGCCCGGGGCTAAGTGCCGGTGTGAGCGGTTCCGACGGTCGTGCGATACTTGATAAATTTGGGGTGGTGTTGAATGGGTGCGCCGCTGCCGGAGGCGCCTGGGCGAGTGCATAA